In Chryseobacterium salivictor, the DNA window TAAGACTTCTAATTTATTAAATCAAATTTGGCATATTCTGCAACTTTCGCCGGAAGTTTAATTCCGTTTTCTGTTTGATTATTTTCTAACAATGCTGCCATAATCCTTGGTAAAGCCATCGCAGAACCATTTAAAGTATGAACCAGCTGTGTTTTGCCGTCACCTTTATATCTGCATTTCAATCGGTTTGCCTGAAAAGTTTCAAAATTAGAAACCGATGAAACTTCTAACCACATTTCCTGAGCAGCACTCCAGACTTCAAAATCGTAAGTCATCGCTGCAGCAAAACCGGTATCGCCTCCGCACAATCTCAAAATCCTGAAAGGCAATTCTAAATCGACCAAAATTGATTTCACATGTTCTACCATTCCTTCTAAAGCAGCATACGAGTTCTCTGGTTTTTCAATGCGGACAATCTCTACTTTTTCAAATTGATGCAATCTGTTCAAACCGCGAACATGAGCGCCGTAACTTCCGGCTTCTCTCCGGTAACATTGTGAAAAGGCCGTGTTTTTTATCGGCAGATCCTTTTCATCCAAAATCACATCACGGTAAATATTCGTCACCGGAACTTCTGCTGTAGGAATCAGGTACAAATTATCTTCATTGATGAAATACATCTGCCCTTCTTTGTCCGGCAACTGCCCGGTTCCGTATCCTGACGCTTCATTCACCACGTGTGGCGGATTCACTTCCATATACCCGGCATCTACATTTTTATCTAAAAAATACTGAACCAAAGCCCGCTGTAATCTTGCCCCTTTCCCCAAGTAAACAGGGAAACCTGCACCTGCGATTTTCACGCCCAGTTCAAAATCGATGATATTATATTTTTTCGCCAATTCCCAATGCGGAATCGCGCCTTCGCCCAAACCTTCAACATCATGAGACTGATAAATAATTTCATTATCATCCGCGCCATTTCCGGCCACTACTTTTTCGTAAGGAATATTAGGAATTAAATAAAGAATTTCTAAAAGACGTGCTTCAGCAGCTTTCAGTTTTTGTTGAAGATCTTGTGCATTTTCTTTAAATTCCGAAGTTTTCGATTTGGCAGCTTCGGCCTCCTCTTTTTTACCTTCCCTCATTAACAGACCGATTTCTTTGGAAATGGTATTCATTTCTGCTAAATTCTGATCCAGTTGGAACTGCAATTTTTTTCTTTCGTCATCTACAGAAACCGCCTCACCGACCAATTCCGTTTGTTTGAAATTTCTTTTATGTAAACCTTCTAAAACGCGTTCTTTATTATCGCGCAAAAACTGAACTTGTAACATATCCTAATTGATGTATATTTCTGTGAATTTCTTCCTGACAGTAGAAGAATGAACTGCAAATTTAGTGATTATTTGACGATTTTTACGGTATTTGGCTGCCCGTCAACTTTAGTAAACTGAAGCACGCCGTTATACCAGATTTTCGAAACCTGAAAAAGTTCCGGTGTTGATTGATATTGAACTGTCATGGTATCATTGGTAATCCGGTTTGAATTATTAATTTTCTTCGTAAGCTGTAACGCAATTTTGGACTCATACGTTTTGGAATTTCCAGAGGAATCAATCCCAATTCGTTTTGCCCCAGCGAGATATTCAATATAATTAATGGTAT includes these proteins:
- the serS gene encoding serine--tRNA ligase, which translates into the protein MLQVQFLRDNKERVLEGLHKRNFKQTELVGEAVSVDDERKKLQFQLDQNLAEMNTISKEIGLLMREGKKEEAEAAKSKTSEFKENAQDLQQKLKAAEARLLEILYLIPNIPYEKVVAGNGADDNEIIYQSHDVEGLGEGAIPHWELAKKYNIIDFELGVKIAGAGFPVYLGKGARLQRALVQYFLDKNVDAGYMEVNPPHVVNEASGYGTGQLPDKEGQMYFINEDNLYLIPTAEVPVTNIYRDVILDEKDLPIKNTAFSQCYRREAGSYGAHVRGLNRLHQFEKVEIVRIEKPENSYAALEGMVEHVKSILVDLELPFRILRLCGGDTGFAAAMTYDFEVWSAAQEMWLEVSSVSNFETFQANRLKCRYKGDGKTQLVHTLNGSAMALPRIMAALLENNQTENGIKLPAKVAEYAKFDLIN